The proteins below come from a single Alnus glutinosa chromosome 9, dhAlnGlut1.1, whole genome shotgun sequence genomic window:
- the LOC133877371 gene encoding protein FANTASTIC FOUR 3, translating into MAACGSLQHMFENPLPENPTTLLESLSSWNQIKPVKPVEQPSFTEIFGELHFKENSVSESSPCLPLPVSPLPSSSCLIENLSINDGNKYTRSHRSSDSFSSMSSDSLQLCTEGLGFESSDDVEDLGNEMSEDWQHQEEKIRVTKHHHHHHHHHHFPSEKKAKPFPPPISCIGKSGKPWVCFKSYRHDGRFVLKEIRVPTQEFLHAYREDGRLKLHFVQPNDEILEEEEEEYEDEEEEEEEEVELDEEEVDGGSNGGKQSNG; encoded by the coding sequence aTGGCTGCCTGTGGAAGCCTTCAACACATGTTCGAAAACCCATTGCCCGAAAACCCAACAACGCTGCTTGAATCCCTCTCTTCATGGAACCAGATTAAGCCTGTAAAACCCGTTGAACAGCCTTCGTTCACCGAGATCTTCGGTGAACTCCATTTCAAAGAGAATTCTGTTTCCGAATCATCACCGTGTCTTCCCCTTCCAGTCTCGCCCTTGCCCTCATCGTCGTGTTTGATAGAAAATCTCAGTATCAATGATGGGAACAAATACACGCGCAGTCACAGAAGCAGTGACAGCTTCTCGTCAATGAGCTCCGACAGCCTGCAGCTCTGCACGGAGGGTCTTGGCTTTGAGAGCTCCGATGACGTTGAGGACTTGGGGAATGAGATGAGTGAAGATTGGCAACACCAAGAGGAGAAAATAAGGGTAACaaagcatcatcatcatcatcatcatcatcatcattttcCATCTGAAAAAAAGGCAAAGCCATTTCCTCCGCCGATTTCTTGTATCGGCAAGAGTGGGAAGCCTTGGGTTTGCTTCAAGTCTTACAGGCATGACGGCAGGTTTGTTCTCAAGGAGATAAGGGTTCCCACCCAGGAGTTCCTGCATGCATATAGAGAAGATGGGCGCCTCAAGTTACACTTTGTTCAGCCAAATGATGAGATtctggaagaagaagaagaagaatatgaagatgaagaagaagaggaagaagaagaagtagaactGGACGAGGAAGAAGTTGATGGTGGAAGCAATGGAGGAAAACAGAGTAATGGGTAG